One window of Drosophila busckii strain San Diego stock center, stock number 13000-0081.31 chromosome 3L, ASM1175060v1, whole genome shotgun sequence genomic DNA carries:
- the LOC108598759 gene encoding uncharacterized protein LOC108598759: MPMLPTIEEESKLSWLRLIWRYRQQFQAMSAASAVFVASGMRLAWSIFDTPAGKLLNDYSTHNLMVSWFFGVAFGALLAAFFVQHVSKNIAYTSSGLLLLAAGIMSLTLPRHFNAACYSSFSVGAAYGLTQLQAAVTGGEVAHKSIRGMLLSCERVFLWLGVCVQLFYTRLWYKLEPLERGHSMHIDQMHGLILGCLGLAAVVLSLGHRLESPLLLLRQDRDMVDTLKQLHGNSQSGTELLRLREDCRQLHNARNWELFAQQASPESGCQRFLRRLVPLFKLLLLRGFVALAMSLEFNRAFLLVSWHGLECDMNCLYWLACCGFVGSVGGALLVDWQGRRKLCSLSLFVAGILIVMIGGVFEHLESAKKTYDDINLQAIALLMLLFELIVAGGVAVPAFVYTGEAFGVTDKARYFAVILICEQLLQSGLIAAAFLHSLRDSVFFFTLGGLSFAFGLLVFMLMPETRHLTLYECLLKFNKVP; encoded by the exons atgccCATGTTGCCGACCATTGAAGAGGAGAGCAAACTAAGCTGGCTGCGTCTCATATGGCGATATCGCCAGCAGTTTCAGGCAATGTCCGCGG ccTCGGCCGTCTTTGTGGCCAGTGGCATGCGCTTGGCCTGGTCAATCTTCGACACGCCGGCGGGCAAACTGCTAAATGACTACAGCACGCACAATCTGATGGTGAGCTGGTTCTTTGGCGTCGCCTTTGGCGCACTGCTGGCGGCCTTCTTTGTCCAGCACGTCAGCAAAAACATAGCCTAC ACTTCCAGTGGACTACTGCTGTTGGCTGCGGGTATTATGAGCTTGACACTGCCTCGACACTTCAACGCAGCCTGCTACAGCAGCTTCAGCGTGGGTGCTGCCTATGGCCTAACCCAACTGCAGGCAGCGGTAACTGGCGGCGAGGTGGCACACAAGTCCATACGGGGCATGCTGCTGAGCTGTGAGCGTGTCTTCCTCTGGCTGGGCGTCTGTGTGCAGCTGTTCTACACGCGCCTCTGGTATAAGCTGGAGCCGCTGGAGCGAGGTCATAGCATGCATATTGATCAGATGCATGGCCTCATATTGGGCTGCTTGGGCTTGGCGGCCGTTGTGTTGTCGCTGGGTCATCGCTTGgagtcgccgctgctgctgctgcgccaggaTAGGGATATGGTGGATACGCTTAAGCAACTGCATGGTAATTCGCAATCTGGCACGGAGTTACTGCGCTTGCGCGAGGATTGCCGACAGCTGCACAATGCCCGTAATTGGGAACTGTTTGCGCAGCAGGCATCTCCGGAATCCGGCTGTCAGCGCTTCTTGCGCCGCTTGGTACCGCTGTTtaagctgctactgctgcgcGGCTTTGTGGCCCTGGCCATGTCGTTGGAGTTCAATCGCGCCTTTCTGCTGGTCAGCTGGCATGGCCTGGAGTGCGATATGAACTGCCTGTACTGGCTGGCATGCTGTGGCTTTGTGGGCAGCGTGGGTGGAGCTTTGCTTGTGGACTGGCAAGGACGTCGAAAGCTCTGCTCACTGTCGTTGTTTGTCGCTGGCATTCTGATTGTTATGATTGGCGGCGTTTTCGAGCACCTGGAGTCAGCCAAGAAGACCTATGATGACATAAATCTACAGGCCATAGCCTTGCTTATGCTACTCTTTGAACTAATTGTTGCTGGCGGCGTGGCAGTGCCGGCATTTGTCTACACGGGCGAAGCCTTTGGCGTTACTGACAAGGCCAGGTACTTTGCTGTTATTTTGATCTGCGAGCAGCTTCTGCAATCGGGTCTGATAGCTGCAGCCTTTTTGCACAGCTTGAGAGACTCAGTGTTCTTTTTCACCTTGGGTGGTttgagttttgcttttggtctCCTGGTCTTTATGCTTATGCCGGAGACTAGACATTTAACACTCTATGAGTGCCTGCTTAAGTTTAACAAAGTTCCCTAG
- the LOC108598875 gene encoding uncharacterized protein LOC108598875, which produces MATVNIYQRTVSQTTVGYSPLPEPNQEPRILSAMPQRQQLLYQQPTSCCMRDLRNRPQANALGAAALIFLSGGMNIAWSTGFDSLGDEMLICWHLRSCWFIAAIVGTLLSLLIARQLSYKLLMQLSCMLVIIGGIILSSQQLNVQALFAARYLNGIANGLVLPTTLAMAGELAVCYKRGSIASATEQMCCSLGIFMQIVLSVSWSNENDLSIDQIQGVLCALYGGIALALATIFSVESPVQLLQQGDEEQAIDALIRLQYPRAVTLETNEQLTEHSSYVEHNAHLSLADAWCQALPALLRITLLRVLYAMSASMLVSVTLTLTSISVYGLNTGPYVLFGLLRLAGSASGAIVLDTLGRKLPQLLGFMIAGGTCVGLASRFPNEDLPKQFDLKVALWLLLMFQFFAGVGFAPSSTYLAEAFPLPVKRICIAMVYIMELGVQLAICSVDFSVHVNTVFFYGLGIFMLLGFLFSHWYLPETKFMTLRQAQLRFRDFS; this is translated from the exons ATGGCAACGGTTAATATATATCAACGCACTGTGTCACAGACAACGGTGGGTTATTCACCGCTGCCCGAGCCAAATCAGGAGCCGCGCATATTGTCAGCAATGCCACAACGCCAACAGTTGCTCTACCAACAACCAACAAGCTGTTGTATGCGAGATCTGCGCAATCGGCCACAAGCAAATGCTTTAGGGGCTG CGGCGCTTATCTTTCTATCAGGTGGCATGAACATTGCCTGGAGTACAGGCTTTGACAGTCTAGGCGATGAGATGCTCATATGCTGGCATTTGCGTAGCTGTTGGTTTATAGCCGCCATAGTGGGCACCCTGCTGAGTTTGCTAATAGCCCGTCAACTGAGCTACAAGCTGTTAATG CAATTGAGCTGCATGCTGGTGATCATTGGCGGCATTATTTTGAGCTCCCAACAGCTGAACGTACAGGCTTTGTTCGCGGCACGTTATCTCAATGGCATAGCGAATGGCTTGGTGCTGCCCACAACACTGGCCATGGCTGGCGAATTGGCTGTGTGCTATAAACGAGGCAGCATTGCATCTGCCACGGAGCAAATGTGCTGCAGCTTGGGCATCTTTATGCAGATTGTCCTTAGCGTTAGCTGGAGCAATGAAAATGATCTCTCCATCGACCAGATACAGGGCGTACTATGTGCTCTTTATGGTGGGATTGCCTTGGCGCTGGCTACAATCTTCAGCGTGGAGTCGCCGGTGCAGCTACTACAGCAAGGCGACGAGGAACAGGCCATTGATGCGTTGATACGCTTGCAGTATCCCAGAGCTGTTACCTTGGAAACCAATGAACAGCTAACGGAGCATAGCTCCTATGTGGAACACAATGCGCATTTGAGCTTAGCTGATGCTTGGTGCCAGGCCTTGCCCGCCTTGTTGCGTATCACCCTGTTGCGCGTTCTTTACGCAATGAGCGCCAGCATGTTGGTCAGTGTTACACTCACGCTCACCAGCATCAGCGTTTATGGCTTAAACACAGGTCCTTATGTGCTGTTTGGGCTGCTTCGTTTGGCGGGTAGCGCAAGCGGTGCCATTGTGCTGGATACGCTTGGACGCAAACTACCGCAACTCTTAGGCTTTATGATCGCCGGCGGCACGTGCGTAGGACTGGCCAGTCGCTTTCCCAACGAGGATCTTCCGAAGCAGTTCGACTTGAAGGTGgcgctttggctgttgcttaTGTTTCAGTTCTTTGCTGGCGTGGGCTTTGCGCCCAGCTCAACATATTTAGCTGAAGCCTTTCCCCTGCCTGTAAAACGTATTTGCATTGCCATGGTTTATATTATGGAGCTGGGCGTACAACTGGCAATCTGTAGCGTCGATTTCAGCGTGCATGTCAATACTGTATTCTTCTATGGACTGGgcatatttatgctgctggGCTTTCTCTTTAGTCATTGGTACTTACCGGAGACCAAGTTTATGACGCTGCGGCAGGCACAGCTAAGGTTTCGTGACTTTTCGTGA
- the LOC108598825 gene encoding galactose-proton symporter-like isoform X1, translating to MQNDKHFAPEPPPYGFSSAPPAPPAQQYAPPGYVEATYAPPAFAQADYVQPGYVQPGYVQPSYAPPTYAPPTQNFTPLPAQPVPVEERPVGCITRAHRNQPQMNALSAATLIFITGGMSIAWSVGFRSMRYNRFGVSTNVAISWFIGATIGAVISSLLPKVIPKKATTLVTALLVLVSGIVLSSTEVDFAAITASHYLNGIANGLLFAPTLTLASEVSVSYMRGKLCASTDLLSFNLGIFLQVVICSATNGSNPELIRGVLTAVFGFIGGWFAALLIIESPVHLLIYRNEQQAVDALRRLQRPFLVTTNTQAQLSEHKLYISDNEALSIEQSCAQALPTFIKIGLLRVLNALSISTFMHYVLWYINSPDFWAVNSYPEWVPVVFASCRLLGNFFSSSLMDLLGRKKLTLIGLIASAGVAFGLAARLPGYPSFEGLNVLMCVFQFFVGLAFSGCSAYLGEAFPRRVKQYFISFIFMAEMITFIIVASCTPTYDFFYVIGGLSVFVFIVSIWWLPETKHLTLREAQVRFSKGCC from the exons ATGCAAAACGATAAGCATTTTGCACCAGAGCCACCTCCATATGGCTTTAGCTCAGCACCACCCGCACCACCAGCACAGCAGTACGCACCACCAGGCTATGTGGAAGCAACTTACGCGCCACCAGCATTCGCACAAGCAGACTATGTTCAGCCAGGATATGTCCAGCCAGGATATGTGCAGCCAAGTTATGCACCACCTACCTATGCACCACCGACACAGAACTTTACACCGCTGCCGGCGCAGCCAGTGCCCGTCGAGGAACGACCCGTAGGCTGCATCACACGCGCACACAGAAATCAACCACAAATGAATGCACTCAGTGCGG CCACGCTTATCTTTATTACGGGAGGCATGAGCATTGCCTGGAGTGTGGGCTTTCGCAGCATGCGCTATAACCGTTTCGGTGTATCCACAAATGTAGCCATCTCTTGGTTTATAGGCGCTACCATTGGTGCTGTGATCAGCAGCTTGCTGCCCAAAGTGATACCCAAGAAGGCCACTACA ttggtTACTGCTTTACTGGTGCTCGTCAGCGGCATAGTGTTGTCCAGTACGGAGGTGGACTTTGCCGCCATTACCGCTAGTCATTATTTGAATGGCATTGCCAATGGCTTGCTATTTGCACCCACGTTGACGCTGGCGTCTGAGGTGTCGGTGTCCTATATGCGGGGCAAGCTGTGCGCCTCGACGGACTTGCTCAGCTTTAATCTGGGCATCTTTTTACAAGTCGTTATTTGCTCGGCCACAAATGGCAGCAATCCGGAATTGATTCGCGGCGTACTGACTGCAGTCTTTGGCTTTATTGGCGGCTGGTTTGCGGCACTCTTGATCATTGAATCGCCTGTGCATTTGCTGATCTACCGCAATGAGCAACAAGCTGTGGATGCGCTCCGACGGCTGCAACGACCGTTTTTAGTTACCACCAATACCCAAGCACAGCTGAGTGAGCACAAGCTTTACATAAGCGACAATGAGGCCTTGAGCATCGAGCAGAGCTGTGCGCAGGCGTTGCCCACATTTATCAAAATCGGATTACTACGCGTGCTCAATGCACTTTCAATTAGCACTTTCATGCACTATGTGCTCTGGTACATCAACAGTCCCGACTTCTGGGCTGTCAATTCTTATCCGGAGTGGGTGCCTGTGGTATTTGCGAGCTGCCGATTACTGGGCAATTTCTTCAGCAGTTCGCTTATGGACCTGCTGGGACGCAAGAAGTTAACGCTTATAGGTTTGATTGCCAGCGCAGGAGTTGCATTTGGCTTGGCCGCGCGTCTGCCTGGCTATCCAAGTTTTGAAGGCTTGAATGTGCTGATGTGCGTCTTTCAGTTTTTCGTGGGCCTGGCCTTCAGCGGTTGCTCCGCCTACCTGGGCGAGGCTTTTCCGCGGCGTGTCAAGCAGTATTTTATAAGCTTCATCTTTATGGCTGAAATGATAACATTCATAATTGTAGCTAGCTGCACTCCCACCTATGATTTTTTCTATGTTATAGGAGGCTTAagtgtttttgtatttattgtttcCATTTGGTGGCTGCCGGAAACGAAGCATCTAACATTGCGTGAGGCGCAGGTTAGATTTTCTAAGGGCTGTTGTTAA
- the LOC108598825 gene encoding uncharacterized protein LOC108598825 isoform X2: protein MQNDKHFAPEPPPYGFSSAPPAPPAQQYAPPGYVEATYAPPAFAQADYVQPGYVQPGYVQPSYAPPTYAPPTQNFTPLPAQPVPVEERPVGCITRAHRNQPQMNALSAATLIFITGGMSIAWSVGFRSMRYNRFGVSTNVAISWFIGATIGAVISSLLPKVIPKKATTVIGYCFTGARQRHSVVQYGGGLCRHYR, encoded by the exons ATGCAAAACGATAAGCATTTTGCACCAGAGCCACCTCCATATGGCTTTAGCTCAGCACCACCCGCACCACCAGCACAGCAGTACGCACCACCAGGCTATGTGGAAGCAACTTACGCGCCACCAGCATTCGCACAAGCAGACTATGTTCAGCCAGGATATGTCCAGCCAGGATATGTGCAGCCAAGTTATGCACCACCTACCTATGCACCACCGACACAGAACTTTACACCGCTGCCGGCGCAGCCAGTGCCCGTCGAGGAACGACCCGTAGGCTGCATCACACGCGCACACAGAAATCAACCACAAATGAATGCACTCAGTGCGG CCACGCTTATCTTTATTACGGGAGGCATGAGCATTGCCTGGAGTGTGGGCTTTCGCAGCATGCGCTATAACCGTTTCGGTGTATCCACAAATGTAGCCATCTCTTGGTTTATAGGCGCTACCATTGGTGCTGTGATCAGCAGCTTGCTGCCCAAAGTGATACCCAAGAAGGCCACTACAGTGA ttggtTACTGCTTTACTGGTGCTCGTCAGCGGCATAGTGTTGTCCAGTACGGAGGTGGACTTTGCCGCCATTACCGCTAG
- the LOC108598617 gene encoding sugar transport protein 5: MDYEKKMPQPAQNYGEQGAAAPPPAYYQPAQQAGYPPQQGGYPQAYPAQTYGAPQPQPQRTQTTVIVQNGNGWFSTNQRNKPQSNAVGAASLIFISGGMNIAWSVGYRGAFYTNIALHTRVAWFIGAIIGALLSCGLPNKIPRKIIMCFSSLLVIIGGILFVSTRFNFEAIEAALYMDGIGNGLCFAPALALIGEVAVPYMRGSIAAPLEQQGVILGFFIQIIYVISWGTELYDPNEFNANQLHGVLSIVYGIIALVLGALLSIESPVMLLDNGEEQRALDAQRRLQRPYIVTNETHQLLEESKRYVAMNRDMSLGESIAQALPAFFKLCYLRALNAMSLCSYMTVVLALSLLFQSLSGTLLWQFFLFAACRWIGTFITSFCTESVGRKKLTLMGLFFCCPFAIAVGALLYGNLTHDYLNTIFILLCIFQVFAGVAFTPSSCYLTEAYPLKVKTPFIACTFIVEAAVYIIISSCTVSVNSAALFFIIMGALCLAGCVVGFVCLPETKRTTLRQALDKFKGIVSPGF, encoded by the exons ATGGACTACGAAAAGAAAATGCCCCAGCCAGCACAGAACTATGGAGAGCAAGGCGCTGCAGCACCACCGCCTGCTTATTATCAGCCCGCACAGCAGGCTGGTTATCCACCACAGCAAGGAGGCTACCCACAGGCCTATCCAGCTCAAACCTATGGAGCACCACAACCACAACCACAGCGAACTCAGACAACAGTTATCGTACAAAATGGTAACGGTTGGTTTAGTACCAACCAACGCAATAAGCCACAGAGTAATGCCGTTGGCGCTG CTTCGCTAATCTTTATATCGGGTGGCATGAACATTGCCTGGAGTGTGGGCTATCGAGGAGCCTTTTACACTAATATTGCGTTGCATACACGCGTTGCTTGGTTTATAGGCGCCATTATAGGCGCACTGCTTAGCTGTGGCTTGCCCAACAAAATTCCcagaaaaataattatg TGCTTCAGTTCCTTGTTGGTAATCATTGgtggcattttatttgtatcaACACGCTTCAATTTTGAAGCGATTGAAGCGGCTTTGTATATGGATGGCATAGGCAACGGATTGTGCTTTGCACCCGCTTTGGCACTTATTGGTGAGGTAGCCGTGCCTTATATGCGTGGCTCGATTGCAGCGCCGTTGGAACAGCAAGGCGTCATTCTGGGCTTCTTTATTCAGATTATCTATGTGATCTCCTGGGGCACGGAACTGTATGATCCCAACGAATTCAATGCCAATCAGCTGCATGGCGTGCTGTCCATTGTGTATGGAATCATTGCCCTGGTTTTGGGCGCACTTCTGAGCATCGAATCGCCTGTGATGCTCCTGGATAATGGCGAGGAACAACGCGCTCTGGATGCACAACGTCGCTTGCAGCGTCCCTATATTGTGACCAATGAGACGCATCAGCTGCTGGAGGAGAGTAAGCGCTATGTGGCAATGAATCGCGATATGTCCTTGGGTGAAAGCATTGCACAGGCTCTTCCTGCTTTCTTCAAGCTTTGCTATTTGCGCGCTCTCAATGCCATGAGCCTCTGCAGCTACATGACCGTAGTACTGGCACTCTCTTTGCTCTTTCAGTCCTTGAGCGGAACTCTCTTGTggcagttttttttgtttgccgctTGCCGTTGGATCGGAACCTTTATCACCTCGTTCTGCACTGAGTCCGTGGGTCGCAAGAAACTGACACTGATGGGTCTGTTTTTTTGCTGTCCCTTTGCTATCGCTGTTGGCGCTTTGCTTTACGGCAACCTGACTCACGACTATCTGAACACAATTTTCATACTATTGTGCATATTCCAAGTGTTTGCAGGCGTTGCTTTTACGCCTTCTTCATGCTACCTTACCGAAGCCTATCCGCTGAAAGTAAAGACACCGTTCATAGCATGCACTTTCATTGTAGAAGCCGCCGTCTACATAATCATATCTAGCTGCACGGTTTCTGTAAATAGCGCTGCTTTATTCTTCATTATCATGGGAGCCTTGTGTCTTGCTGGTTGCGTGGTGGGCTTCGTTTGCTTGCCCGAGACTAAAAGGACTACGCTCCGTCAGGCGCTCGATAAGTTCAAAGGTATTGTTAGCCCAGGCTTTTAA
- the LOC108598139 gene encoding uncharacterized protein LOC108598139 yields the protein MIVAQQSDQQQQCIWLKRSRKNQPQWHALGAGAFIFVSGGMSQAWSAGFAAHSTHQPNLQQQFHMQFSWYIAALCGAIIFSACLVLVCGLLYLILPEQAEAIIAARYLDGLANGLVFVPTLSTVGELAVLELRGLLAGAVEHLSYNLGIFMLVFYTAIWQSDWNIALLADQLHGLLSIIYGVLSLALALTLYVETPVFFLLQRNEQAAIVSLRLLQRPYMVTSDTLLQLDEHKRYVAAQRELKCSRVLSNTLAPLLKLLVYRTLYALSFTPLVWCALYEAGSQLTAHFHTWPYVMFALLRLSGSCCIVPLLDGSGRKKPTMFGSFAVGATALSFATLLQLQASAALVCLLAVQFFASVAHTASAVYFTEAFPLAVKPFCVALVYAVELLIRLSFCYFVPAREDIIHYFYFFGGVYLMFFALSIFCLPETRLTTLTAAQHKLRQWFNKDF from the exons ATGATAGTGGCGCAGCAGTcagatcagcagcagcagtgcattTGGTTAAAAAGAAGCCGCAAGAATCAACCACAGTGGCATGCACTGGGCGCGGgtgcttttatatttgtctCAGGTGGCATGAGCCAGGCTTGGAGTGCCGGCTTTGCAGCGCACTCCACACACCAACCGAAtttacagcaacaatttcataTGCAGTTCTCTTGGTACATTGCAGCGCTCTGTGGCGCCATT ATTTTCAGCGCGTGCCTGGTGCTAGTCTGCGGCTTACTCTACCTCATACTACCCGAGCAAGCGGAAGCTATTATTGCTGCGAGATATTTAGATGGTCTAGCCAATGGTTTGGTGTTCGTTCCAACACTGAGCACAGTAGGCGAGCTGGCCGTGTTGGAGCTACGCGGCTTATTGGCCGGTGCCGTGGAGCACTTGAGCTACAACTTGGGCATATTTATGCTGGTCTTTTACACCGCCATCTGGCAAAGCGACTGGAATATAGCGCTGCTGGCGGATCAGCTTCACGGCCTACTGTCCATCATCTATGGTGTACTCTCACTGGCCTTGGCCCTAACACTCTATGTAGAGACGCCTGTTTTCTTTCTCCTGCAACGCAATGAGCAGGCGGCCATCGTGTCCTTGCGGCTTCTTCAGCGTCCTTATATGGTGACGAGCGATACCTTGCTGCAGCTGGACGAGCACAAGCGGTATGTGGCAGCGCAACGCGAATTGAAGTGCTCGCGTGTCTTAAGCAACACGCTGGCGCCACTGCTGAAGCTTTTGGTTTATCGTACGCTCTACGCCTTGAGCTTCACTCCTTTGGTCTGGTGTGCTCTTTATGAGGCAGGCAGTCAGCTAACGGCCCATTTTCATACCTGGCCTTATGTGATGTTTGCTCTGCTGCGTCTTAGTGGTAGCTGCTGCATTGTGCCTCTGCTGGATGGCAGTGGGCGTAAGAAGCCCACAATGTTTGGGAGTTTTGCCGTTGGTGCGACGGCCTTGAGCTTCGCtactttgctgcagctgcaagcatCAGCTGCATTGGTCTGTTTGTTGGCTGTGCAGTTTTTTGCAAGTGTGGCGCATACAGCTTCGGCTGTTTACTTCACAGAGGCATTTCCTCTGGCCGTTAAGCCATTCTGTGTGGCGCTTGTTTATGCTGTGGAACTGCTTATTAGACTCAGTTTTTGCTACTTTGTGCCTGCGCGTGAAGACattatacattatttttactttttcggtggcgtatacttaatgttcTTTGCGTtaagtatattttgtttgccagaGACGCGCCTAACAACTctgacagcagcgcagcataaGCTACGCCAATGGTTCAATAAAGACTTTTAA